CTTTTCAATTTTTTTATAGCTTCAATAAGTGCTTTCCTTGCGTCATCCCTTTTACCAGTAGATACTGATGCTTCGATCTTCTTAATAGCGGTTTTAATAGAACTACGCACTGTTCTGTTTCGGAGAGCGCGTTTTTCAGCCTGCCTTGCCCTTTTCATAGCAGAAAGATTCTTTTTCACTTTTGATTTAGCTGGCACTATCAATCCTCCTAAAAAATGATTATAAAATTACCATAAAAATACTAAAAAAAGCAATATAAATGAGGTATATTTAAATTTGGGCTTCAATACTGAAAAGCCAATATACATCAGGATTTTGCTTTATTTCCTCCTTTAATTCCATAGAAATCCAGTGGGAATCTTCTTCAAGATTATAAAAATAGGTATCGATTCCGAAAAAACCATCAACAATATGTGTGATTGTGTGTAGCATACTGGATTTATAACCCTGTGGCATTGTCGCCAGATCTTTTATTGTAACGATACCTTCTCCCTCGAGTTCTTTAATAAGTTCATTTAATATGTGATGATTTTTGTGAATAGCTTTTTCGATCTTTTCCCAAAAATCTGGATGTGTAGGTTGTAAAGATTCTCTTATAGAAATTCGAGAATACTTGACAAGCTGATACTTTTGAAAAAATTGTAAAGTTTTTTCTTTGGAGGAATATGAATCTGAACCTTTTATGAGAATCACATGATAAAATTTCGAGTGGCCGATATTTTTTGTGCCAACAATAAAATTATAATTTGTACCTTTAGACATATATATACATTATAAGTATTCGCCATGATATTTCAATTATTATGTTTTTTCATGTGCACAGGAATTTTTTATGGTAATATGTAATTGATGAAAAAATATGAAATTCTCTCTTTAAAGGAAGTAAACACCTCCTCATTATTTAAAAGAAAGAGCAAGGTTTCAATTGATTCTTTCGCGAGACTTCATTCAAAAGGGGATACTTTCGCAAAATTTATTGCAAATCTTCCAGATTATCTTGCTGCGAGAAATTTTAAGGACGTTGTCAAAGCAATCGTTAGAGCTAATAACGAAAAAAGGCCGGTTATTCTGGGAATGGGAGCGCATCCTATTAAAGTAGGTCTTTCACCATTGATTATAGATCTTATGCATAGAGGGATCATAACTGCTTTGGCAACAAACGGTGCATGTATTATTCATGATTTTGAACTTGCATTTGTCGGGCATACTTCAGAAGATGTAGAAAAGGAATTGTGTAAAGGAATGTTCGGTATGTCAGAAGAGACTGGAAAATATCTAAATAAGGCTATAAGAGAAGGATATAAAAAAGGAGAAGGGATCGGGAGATCCGTTGGTAGGATGATATATAAAAGCAAATTGCAATATAAGGAAAAAAGTATTTTTGCCAGTGCCTATGCTATTAACATTCCAGCGACCGTACATGTTGCAATTGGTACAGATATCATTCATATGCATCCCGAAGCTTATGGTGCAGCGATAGGTGAAACAAGTTTCAGGGACTTCAAACTTTTTACTTCTGTTATAACAGACCTTGAAGGAGGGGTATATATAAATTTTGGCTCCTCAGTCA
The sequence above is drawn from the Nitrospirota bacterium genome and encodes:
- the rpsT gene encoding 30S ribosomal protein S20; its protein translation is MKRARQAEKRALRNRTVRSSIKTAIKKIEASVSTGKRDDARKALIEAIKKLKSAASKGVIHKNTASRKISRLTRKVNALTEAGAA